The following are encoded in a window of Mycobacteroides chelonae CCUG 47445 genomic DNA:
- a CDS encoding GntR family transcriptional regulator, with translation MAAAEPTPLRRPRADQARLVADVLRHQIHAGAYADGGLPSEHDLAAEFFVSRNTVREALTTLKEEGLIERGPRTGTHVALRKYEHGLDALLGLKETFKGYGEVWNEVRVIQEVNAPPAVAHRLRLDPGARVIFIERLRYLGDLPLSLDKTYLTSDVGEAVIEHQLESNDVFALIERVTGRRLGSANLALEAVSADSHSAATLQVPDNAPLLLLERLTHLDDGTPVDLEYIRMRGDRITLRSNLLRDI, from the coding sequence GTGGCCGCTGCCGAGCCCACGCCATTGCGCCGCCCGCGTGCCGATCAGGCGCGACTGGTGGCCGATGTGTTGCGTCATCAGATCCATGCCGGTGCATACGCCGACGGCGGCCTACCGAGCGAGCACGACCTGGCCGCGGAGTTCTTCGTTTCGCGCAACACGGTCCGCGAGGCGCTGACCACGCTGAAAGAAGAAGGCCTCATCGAGCGGGGTCCGCGTACCGGTACCCACGTGGCGCTGCGCAAGTACGAGCACGGACTGGACGCGCTGCTGGGTCTGAAAGAGACATTCAAGGGATACGGCGAGGTCTGGAACGAGGTTCGCGTCATTCAGGAGGTGAACGCGCCTCCTGCGGTCGCGCACAGGTTGCGCCTTGATCCCGGTGCGCGGGTCATTTTCATCGAGAGGTTGCGATACCTCGGAGATTTACCGCTGAGCCTGGACAAGACCTACCTGACCTCGGATGTGGGGGAGGCGGTCATCGAGCACCAGCTCGAGAGCAATGACGTCTTCGCCCTGATCGAGCGCGTCACCGGGCGCAGGTTGGGATCGGCCAACTTGGCGCTGGAGGCAGTCTCGGCGGATTCGCATTCGGCCGCGACGTTGCAGGTTCCCGATAACGCGCCGTTGCTGCTTCTGGAACGGCTGACCCACCTCGACGACGGGACCCCCGTCGACCTCGAGTACATCCGAATGCGCGGTGATCGAATCACATTGCGCAGCAATCTATTAAGGGATATCTGA
- a CDS encoding 4Fe-4S dicluster domain-containing protein: MTLVNNRIDVPVTIDESLCIEGCTLCVDICPLDSLAINPENGKAFMHVDECWYCGPCAARCPTGAVTVNMPYLIR, encoded by the coding sequence ATGACTTTGGTCAACAATCGTATCGACGTTCCGGTCACCATCGACGAGTCGCTGTGCATCGAAGGCTGCACGTTGTGTGTCGATATCTGCCCCCTGGACTCACTGGCCATCAATCCCGAAAACGGCAAGGCATTCATGCATGTCGATGAGTGCTGGTACTGCGGACCGTGCGCGGCCCGCTGTCCCACCGGTGCGGTCACCGTCAACATGCCCTACCTCATCCGTTAA
- a CDS encoding ABC transporter substrate-binding protein: MKRTALLCTLLLTLVTGCSLDSGSGSANEVTVVVGYQSKTINTVTAGTLLRAQGYLEKRLAEAGSRTGTKYTVQWQDYDTGAPITAQMLAEKIDIGSMGDYPLLINGSKTQANEKARTELVSITGYNAKGALNMVVVQPNSPITTLPELKGKKVSASVGSAGHGTLVRALRNEGLDPTGDVEVLNQQPQVGASALESGQVQALSQFVAWPGLLVFQKKAKLLYDGAELDVPTFHGVVVRRDYAKQHPEVLDAFLQAQLDATDFIHQKSLEAARLVAEGSGLPQEVVYLYNGPGGTSFDTTLKPSLIEAFKSDVPYLKSIGDFADLDIDQFVQDGPLRQAYMTRAKNYETELAAKVNPLVLQPAAGADPGQAAEIWFDGKDSTQVYATAQELLKAVNAANASGQKIRAAYVSDAELGTRWFADHAWWVRDVAGLHPFTTNAGATRYISTHPGATPLDYAQALAAAS; this comes from the coding sequence ATGAAGAGAACAGCCCTTCTCTGCACACTTCTTCTCACCCTCGTCACCGGCTGCTCGCTGGATTCCGGGTCCGGCTCCGCCAATGAGGTGACAGTCGTCGTCGGATATCAGTCAAAGACCATCAACACCGTGACCGCGGGCACGCTACTGCGGGCCCAGGGCTATCTCGAGAAGAGGCTCGCAGAGGCCGGATCGCGCACCGGGACCAAGTACACGGTGCAGTGGCAGGATTACGACACCGGAGCACCGATCACCGCGCAGATGCTCGCCGAGAAGATCGACATCGGCTCGATGGGCGATTATCCGCTGCTGATCAACGGATCCAAGACCCAGGCCAACGAGAAGGCACGTACCGAACTCGTGTCGATCACCGGTTACAACGCCAAGGGTGCGCTCAACATGGTTGTAGTGCAACCGAATTCACCGATCACGACGCTGCCCGAACTGAAGGGAAAGAAGGTGTCCGCCAGTGTCGGCTCGGCGGGTCACGGCACATTGGTGCGTGCGCTGCGCAACGAGGGTCTCGACCCCACCGGGGATGTCGAGGTGTTGAACCAGCAGCCACAGGTCGGTGCCTCTGCGCTGGAATCCGGTCAGGTGCAGGCGTTGTCACAGTTCGTGGCGTGGCCGGGTCTGCTGGTCTTCCAGAAGAAGGCCAAGCTGCTCTATGACGGTGCCGAGCTCGACGTCCCCACCTTCCATGGGGTGGTGGTGCGCCGTGACTACGCCAAGCAGCATCCCGAGGTGTTGGACGCCTTCCTGCAGGCTCAGCTCGACGCAACCGATTTCATCCACCAGAAGTCTCTCGAGGCGGCGCGGCTCGTAGCCGAGGGCAGCGGCCTGCCTCAAGAGGTGGTGTACCTCTACAACGGGCCCGGTGGCACATCGTTCGATACCACCCTCAAACCCTCGCTCATCGAGGCCTTTAAAAGCGATGTGCCCTACCTGAAATCGATCGGTGACTTCGCCGATCTGGACATCGATCAGTTCGTGCAGGATGGGCCGCTACGCCAGGCCTACATGACGCGCGCCAAGAACTACGAAACCGAACTTGCGGCCAAGGTCAATCCGCTGGTGCTACAACCGGCCGCCGGGGCAGATCCGGGCCAAGCGGCCGAAATCTGGTTCGACGGTAAGGATTCCACGCAGGTGTATGCGACGGCGCAGGAGCTGTTGAAGGCCGTCAACGCAGCGAACGCGTCCGGCCAAAAGATTCGCGCCGCCTATGTCTCAGATGCCGAGCTGGGTACGCGGTGGTTCGCCGATCATGCCTGGTGGGTCCGGGACGTGGCCGGGCTGCATCCGTTCACCACAAACGCGGGTGCCACCCGGTACATCTCCACCCATCCCGGCGCGACGCCCTTGGATTACGCACAGGCTCTGGCGGCGGCATCATGA
- a CDS encoding ABC transporter permease, which yields MSSLPIVDARPRAVALTPAGDRIGEAASTRRQGSRYLAWGIRASSVAAAVLLWQLLTVNKVRFGLRFDTLPTVTEIVSALAKRIGTEQYWLDLGQSTIRILTGFGLAAVFGVITGIWLGRSPLFANIVGPLTELARPIPAIAIVPVAILLFPSDEAGIVFITFLAAYFPIMVSTRHAVRALPTLWEESVRTLGGSRWDVLLRVVLPGSLPGVFGGLSVGIGVAWICVISAEMISGRLGVGYRTWQSYTVLAYPDVFVGIITIGVLGFLTSAAVELVGRRVTRWLPRAEEARS from the coding sequence ATGAGCAGCCTGCCCATCGTGGACGCGCGTCCGCGCGCGGTCGCCCTCACGCCCGCCGGTGACCGGATCGGCGAGGCCGCGAGTACCCGTCGGCAGGGTTCGCGATACCTGGCCTGGGGTATCCGGGCGTCGTCCGTGGCTGCGGCGGTACTGCTCTGGCAACTCTTGACGGTCAACAAGGTGCGTTTCGGGCTGCGATTCGACACTCTTCCCACGGTCACCGAGATCGTCTCGGCCCTCGCTAAACGTATTGGGACCGAGCAGTATTGGCTGGACCTTGGTCAGTCCACCATTCGGATTCTTACCGGGTTCGGCCTGGCGGCGGTCTTCGGCGTCATCACCGGAATCTGGCTAGGGCGATCTCCGCTGTTCGCGAATATCGTCGGCCCGCTCACCGAGTTGGCTCGCCCGATTCCGGCGATCGCGATCGTGCCGGTGGCCATCCTGCTCTTTCCCAGTGATGAGGCGGGGATCGTGTTCATCACCTTTCTCGCGGCCTACTTTCCCATCATGGTGAGCACGCGGCACGCCGTGCGTGCCCTGCCCACGCTGTGGGAGGAGTCGGTCCGCACCCTGGGCGGCAGCCGCTGGGATGTGCTGCTCCGGGTGGTGCTGCCCGGCAGCCTTCCGGGAGTCTTCGGTGGTCTCTCGGTCGGCATCGGCGTCGCATGGATATGCGTGATCTCCGCCGAAATGATCTCGGGTCGTTTGGGAGTCGGGTACCGAACGTGGCAGTCATACACGGTGTTGGCATATCCCGATGTGTTCGTCGGGATCATCACCATCGGCGTTCTCGGATTCCTGACATCGGCGGCCGTCGAGCTGGTCGGTCGCCGGGTGACACGGTGGTTACCCCGCGCCGAGGAGGCGCGCTCATGA
- a CDS encoding ABC transporter ATP-binding protein, protein MSASTLVLDGVTLGYGGRTVVNRLSLTVRPAEILVLTGPSGCGKSTVLRALAGLLAPDSGTIHADGEKVVTTSRHRAMVFQDNALLPWRTVQSNVELALKLGGVSRAGRRQAAQTWIDDVGLTGFEDYLPKSLSGGMRQRVQLARGLAGAPRAVMMDEPFGALDAQTRASMQRLLIDTWRSHPTTVVFVTHDVDEALLLGDRIAVLGRAGQPLRALLDVPYPREADSDRSALRAEILAALNHTELVA, encoded by the coding sequence ATGAGCGCCTCCACCCTCGTCCTCGACGGCGTCACCCTCGGATACGGCGGCCGCACCGTCGTGAACCGTCTGAGCCTGACCGTGCGTCCCGCGGAAATTCTTGTCCTGACCGGGCCTTCGGGTTGTGGCAAGTCCACCGTGCTGCGCGCCCTAGCCGGGCTGCTCGCACCCGACTCGGGCACCATTCACGCCGACGGCGAGAAGGTTGTCACCACCTCCCGGCACCGTGCCATGGTGTTCCAGGACAACGCGTTGTTGCCCTGGCGCACGGTGCAATCGAACGTGGAGCTGGCCCTCAAGCTGGGCGGTGTGTCTCGTGCGGGGCGGCGCCAGGCGGCGCAGACCTGGATCGATGACGTCGGTTTGACGGGCTTTGAGGACTACCTGCCCAAGAGCCTCTCGGGTGGCATGCGTCAACGTGTTCAGTTGGCCCGCGGTCTGGCGGGTGCTCCGCGTGCGGTCATGATGGACGAGCCCTTCGGAGCACTCGACGCCCAGACTCGCGCCAGCATGCAACGCCTGCTGATCGATACCTGGCGCAGCCATCCCACCACGGTGGTGTTCGTGACACACGATGTGGACGAGGCACTGTTACTCGGCGACCGAATCGCCGTCCTGGGCCGCGCCGGTCAGCCGCTGCGTGCGCTGCTGGACGTTCCTTATCCCCGTGAGGCCGATAGTGATCGGAGTGCGCTGCGCGCCGAAATCCTGGCCGCACTGAACCATACGGAGCTTGTCGCCTGA
- a CDS encoding fumarate reductase/succinate dehydrogenase flavoprotein subunit → MQIPEIDSAIRLDCDVLVIGGGTAGTMAALTAAENGAQVILLEKAHVRHSGALAMGMDGVNNAVIPGKADPEDYVAEITRANDGIVNQRTVYQTATRGFAMVQRLERYGVKFEKDEHGEYAVRRVHRSGSYVLPMPEGKDVKKALYRVLRQKSMREKIRIENRVMPVRVLTDEGRAVGAAGFNTRTGEFVTVGAKAVILATGPCGRLGLPASGYLYGTYENPTNAGDGYAMAYHAGAELSGIECFQINPLIKDYNGPACAYVANPFGGYQVNAQGERFVDSDYWSGQMMSEVKNEIESARGPIYLKVTHLPDETLSALESILHTTERPTRGTFHANRGHDYRTHDIEMHISEIGLCSGHSASGVWVDEHARTTVPGLYAAGDLACVPHNYMIGAFVYGDLAGEHAASTLSKTPVPLEFPVDQVKEAHELIYRPLRHPDGPPQPQVEYKLRRFVNDYVAPPKTAAKLSLAVQTFERMADEVGQIGARTPHELMRAAEVSFIRDCAEMAARSSLTRTESRWGLYHDRADLPDRDDENWRYHLNLRKTADGAMDFVKRPVAPYFVPVPGLDDLPSGETDPIPVHQPELLGGKAPAARISNVIAAEAEQPPSPRIAAVLSLEAPTLEELLQYLVDDDPGVRRTAIASLTEHIPTGYEGALLNALGDSDVSVRRTAADGVRELVEVLEDPAAIGDHVSASDPLVRSTALYVASARKVGDPAAYIASVRDSDHRVRIEAVRALVSVDDAVSIATAAEDENREVRIAVANGLAKLAAGSATVQVLVHDRDPLVRAAALTAVGALGVDDQIIDAVQEALKAPAWQIRQGAVRALAGADPAQAVRPLAHALDDPHLDVRKSAVLSLSQWASTEPAVRDALTGALQDGDADVRAYARQALAAG, encoded by the coding sequence ATGCAGATCCCCGAAATTGACAGTGCTATCCGGCTGGACTGCGATGTCCTGGTCATCGGCGGTGGAACCGCCGGAACCATGGCGGCGCTGACCGCGGCCGAGAACGGCGCCCAGGTGATTCTTCTCGAGAAGGCGCATGTGCGGCACTCCGGTGCGCTGGCGATGGGTATGGATGGCGTGAACAACGCCGTTATCCCCGGCAAGGCCGATCCGGAGGACTACGTCGCGGAGATCACCCGTGCCAACGACGGCATCGTGAACCAGCGCACCGTGTACCAAACGGCGACACGCGGTTTCGCGATGGTGCAGCGCCTCGAGCGTTACGGGGTCAAGTTCGAGAAGGACGAACACGGTGAGTACGCCGTACGGCGCGTGCATCGATCGGGCTCCTATGTATTGCCGATGCCCGAGGGTAAGGACGTCAAGAAGGCGTTGTACCGCGTGCTGCGGCAGAAGTCGATGCGAGAGAAGATTCGCATCGAGAACCGCGTCATGCCGGTGCGGGTACTCACCGATGAAGGCAGAGCTGTCGGCGCCGCGGGTTTCAACACCCGCACCGGTGAGTTCGTCACGGTCGGCGCGAAAGCGGTGATCCTGGCGACGGGGCCGTGTGGCCGCCTGGGTCTGCCCGCCTCCGGTTACCTGTACGGCACATATGAGAACCCGACCAACGCGGGGGACGGGTACGCAATGGCGTACCACGCCGGGGCAGAGCTGTCGGGCATCGAGTGCTTCCAGATCAATCCGCTCATCAAGGATTACAACGGTCCGGCCTGTGCGTATGTGGCCAACCCATTCGGCGGCTATCAGGTCAATGCCCAGGGAGAGCGCTTCGTCGACTCCGATTATTGGTCCGGCCAGATGATGTCCGAGGTCAAGAACGAAATCGAGTCTGCACGCGGTCCCATCTATCTCAAGGTGACTCACCTGCCGGATGAAACGTTGTCGGCGCTGGAGAGCATCTTGCATACCACCGAGCGGCCGACCCGCGGCACCTTCCACGCCAACCGCGGGCATGACTACCGCACTCATGACATCGAGATGCATATTTCCGAGATCGGTTTGTGTAGTGGTCATTCGGCGTCGGGCGTGTGGGTGGATGAGCATGCGCGCACCACGGTGCCGGGCCTGTACGCGGCCGGAGACCTGGCCTGCGTGCCGCATAACTACATGATCGGCGCCTTTGTATACGGCGATCTCGCCGGTGAGCATGCGGCCTCGACGCTGTCGAAAACTCCTGTACCGCTGGAGTTCCCCGTTGATCAAGTCAAGGAGGCGCATGAGCTGATCTACCGGCCGTTACGCCACCCGGACGGACCTCCGCAGCCCCAGGTCGAGTACAAGCTTCGCCGCTTCGTCAACGACTATGTGGCTCCGCCGAAGACGGCGGCCAAGTTGTCACTGGCGGTGCAGACATTTGAGCGAATGGCCGACGAGGTGGGTCAGATCGGCGCGCGTACCCCGCATGAGCTGATGCGGGCGGCCGAGGTGTCGTTCATCAGGGACTGCGCCGAGATGGCGGCACGCTCGTCGTTGACTCGTACCGAATCACGGTGGGGCCTCTACCACGACAGGGCAGACCTGCCGGATCGTGACGACGAGAATTGGCGTTATCACCTCAACCTGCGTAAGACCGCCGACGGCGCCATGGATTTCGTGAAACGTCCCGTCGCACCGTATTTCGTCCCGGTTCCGGGTCTCGACGACCTGCCGTCGGGGGAGACCGATCCGATCCCGGTGCATCAGCCCGAATTGCTGGGCGGGAAAGCGCCCGCCGCCCGGATCTCGAATGTGATCGCCGCCGAGGCCGAGCAGCCGCCGTCACCGCGGATCGCCGCGGTGTTGTCCTTGGAAGCTCCCACCCTCGAGGAGCTGCTGCAGTACCTCGTCGACGACGATCCGGGCGTGCGCCGAACCGCCATCGCCTCGCTCACCGAGCACATCCCCACGGGTTACGAGGGGGCCCTGTTGAATGCGTTGGGGGACAGCGATGTGTCCGTGCGTCGCACCGCCGCGGACGGAGTGCGCGAGCTCGTCGAGGTGCTCGAGGATCCCGCCGCGATTGGCGATCATGTCAGCGCATCCGACCCCTTGGTGCGCAGTACCGCGCTGTATGTGGCGAGTGCGCGGAAGGTCGGCGATCCAGCCGCTTACATCGCGTCGGTGCGCGACTCAGATCACCGGGTCCGAATCGAGGCCGTGCGTGCCCTGGTGTCTGTGGACGACGCCGTGTCGATCGCCACCGCTGCCGAGGATGAGAACCGCGAGGTGCGGATTGCCGTGGCCAACGGACTTGCGAAGTTGGCTGCCGGTAGCGCGACGGTGCAGGTGCTGGTGCACGATCGCGACCCCTTGGTACGGGCCGCTGCGCTGACGGCTGTCGGTGCGCTGGGCGTCGACGACCAGATCATCGATGCCGTGCAGGAGGCGCTGAAGGCTCCGGCCTGGCAGATCCGTCAGGGTGCGGTGCGCGCCTTGGCCGGAGCGGATCCGGCGCAGGCCGTGCGGCCGTTGGCGCACGCGCTGGACGATCCACATCTGGATGTGCGTAAGTCGGCCGTGTTGAGCCTGAGCCAGTGGGCCTCCACGGAGCCCGCCGTTCGCGATGCGCTGACCGGTGCGTTGCAAGATGGCGACGCTGACGTGAGAGCCTATGCGCGACAAGCACTTGCGGCCGGCTGA